The Chaetodon auriga isolate fChaAug3 chromosome 3, fChaAug3.hap1, whole genome shotgun sequence genome has a window encoding:
- the tax1bp3 gene encoding tax1-binding protein 3, whose product MSFVPGQPVTAVVQRIEINKLRQGDNLILGFSIGGGIDQDPGQNPFSEDKTDKGIYVTRTTPGGPADEAGLRTGDKIMQVNGWDMTMVTHDKARKRLTKKNECVVRLLVTRKSLEDAVKHSMGGCPR is encoded by the exons ATGTCTTTCGTCCCAGGCCAGCCGGTGACTGCTGTCGTG CAACGAATTGAGATCAACAAATTGCGGCAGGGAGATAATCTGATCCTGGGCTTCAGTATTGGAGGAGGGATAGACCAGGACCCCGGACAGAACCCCTTCTCTGAGGACAAGACTGACAAa GGCATCTACGTGACCAGGACAACACCAGGAGGACCGGCAGACGAGGCAGGCTTGAGGACGGGCGACAAAATAATGCAG GTGAACGGCTGGGACATGACCATGGTGACCCACGACAAGGCTCGTAAAAGACTAACAAAGAAGAATGAGTGCGTGGTGCGGCTACTGGTAACCAGAAAGTCGTTGGAGGACGCTGTCAAACACTCTATGGGTGGTTGCCCCAGATAG